The Methylomicrobium agile genome has a segment encoding these proteins:
- a CDS encoding MotA/TolQ/ExbB proton channel family protein — MNTTTSLQHFLAQSDGVGRTLFFILAAMSVASWYFILIKAWQGIRARRRSAQFLQAFWSAASLEQIAERLEEKTPEESFSLLTLHAINARRHHARHGGERLQEAGSASEFLTRAMRRIIDEETARLEWGLTALASIASTAPFVGLFGTVWGVFHALTNIGQGGAATLEQIAGPVGEALIMTGLGLAVAIPAVLAYNACARSNRLVLAKLDAFAHDLFALLTTGALPVVQGER, encoded by the coding sequence ATGAATACGACAACCTCCCTGCAACATTTTCTTGCTCAAAGTGACGGCGTCGGCCGGACGCTGTTCTTTATTCTGGCGGCCATGTCGGTCGCCAGTTGGTACTTCATTCTGATCAAGGCTTGGCAGGGTATCCGCGCACGCCGCCGCTCCGCACAGTTTCTGCAAGCGTTCTGGAGTGCCGCATCTCTGGAACAGATTGCCGAACGATTGGAAGAGAAAACGCCGGAAGAGTCGTTTTCGCTGTTGACGCTGCATGCGATAAACGCCCGGCGCCATCATGCCCGGCACGGTGGAGAGCGGCTTCAGGAAGCGGGTTCCGCATCCGAATTTCTGACCCGCGCGATGCGTCGTATCATCGATGAAGAAACGGCGCGTCTGGAATGGGGGTTGACGGCGTTGGCTTCGATTGCAAGTACGGCGCCGTTCGTCGGCCTGTTCGGCACCGTTTGGGGGGTTTTTCACGCTTTGACCAACATAGGCCAGGGCGGGGCGGCCACTTTGGAACAAATCGCGGGTCCCGTCGGAGAGGCGCTGATCATGACCGGCCTGGGGCTGGCGGTGGCGATTCCGGCCGTGCTTGCCTACAACGCCTGCGCGCGCTCGAACCGGCTGGTGCTGGCGAAACTCGACGCCTTCGCGCATGACCTGTTCGCGCTGTTGACCACAGGCGCTTTGCCTGTCGTGCAGGGAGAACGCTGA
- a CDS encoding ExbD/TolR family protein — translation MAFGGFNQNSNAHPVVEINMVPLIDVMLVLLIIFMITAPLMTHAVKIDLPKADSIAQTQETPHIDLAIDAEGQIFWDAAAVSRDQLRENLQRIAAETPQPELHVRADQNVPYRKVAEALADAATAGVSRIGFISEPEVSR, via the coding sequence ATGGCATTCGGAGGCTTCAATCAAAACAGTAATGCGCACCCGGTGGTCGAGATCAACATGGTGCCGCTGATCGACGTGATGCTGGTGCTGTTGATCATTTTCATGATTACGGCGCCCTTGATGACGCATGCGGTCAAGATCGATCTGCCGAAAGCCGACAGCATCGCCCAGACGCAGGAAACCCCGCACATCGATCTGGCGATCGATGCGGAGGGCCAGATCTTTTGGGATGCGGCCGCTGTCAGCCGCGATCAGCTCCGGGAGAACCTGCAGCGAATCGCAGCCGAGACGCCGCAGCCGGAACTGCACGTCCGCGCCGACCAGAACGTGCCGTACCGCAAAGTCGCGGAGGCGCTCGCCGATGCGGCCACGGCCGGAGTCAGCCGGATCGGTTTTATTTCCGAGCCGGAAGTCTCTCGCTAG
- the bfr gene encoding bacterioferritin has product MQGNQQVIEYLNQLLTGELTAADQYLIHSRMYQNWGFEKLYERIAHEVQDELGHADALIKRILFLEGTPDVAKRNPLNVGNSVPEMLKNDLALELSVVAALREAIAVCEQQRDYQTREILRVMLEDTEDDHTHWLEKQLGLIGRIGLENYLQSQL; this is encoded by the coding sequence ATGCAAGGCAATCAACAAGTCATCGAATATCTGAATCAACTATTGACCGGCGAACTGACCGCGGCGGATCAATACCTTATTCACTCCCGGATGTACCAGAACTGGGGCTTCGAAAAGCTGTACGAGCGCATCGCCCACGAAGTGCAGGACGAATTGGGCCACGCGGACGCCCTGATCAAACGCATCCTGTTTTTGGAAGGCACGCCCGATGTCGCCAAGCGCAATCCTCTCAACGTCGGCAACAGCGTTCCGGAAATGCTGAAAAACGATCTGGCGCTCGAACTCAGCGTCGTGGCGGCGCTGCGCGAGGCGATCGCCGTGTGCGAACAGCAGCGCGACTACCAGACGCGCGAAATTCTGCGGGTGATGCTGGAGGATACCGAGGATGACCACACGCACTGGCTGGAAAAACAACTGGGGTTGATCGGGCGGATAGGGCTGGAAAACTATCTGCAATCGCAGCTTTAG
- a CDS encoding TonB-dependent receptor: MKLLGGVRYDVFSASQNDRLNDASDFERIDRQWNPRAGIVWQPTKAQSYDFSYGTSFNPSAEAYALSNQTGPLPPERNRNFEIGAKYDLFDGRLSATAALFRLEKTNARTVAANQSDLTVLSGEQRTDGFELGLFGEILPRLDLSMTYAYLDAEVTKSNTEAVGTVSNVNKSLQGMIPVNVPRHSGVTWLGYHLTGAWEIGGGVFYSSERHTDTVYYASGQTRSALPGAPAFGQLSVRLKY, from the coding sequence ATGAAACTGCTGGGCGGCGTGCGTTATGATGTGTTCTCGGCTTCGCAGAACGACCGGCTGAACGATGCGAGCGATTTCGAGCGCATCGACCGTCAGTGGAATCCGCGCGCCGGGATCGTCTGGCAGCCGACCAAAGCGCAATCGTATGATTTCAGTTACGGCACCTCGTTCAATCCGTCCGCCGAAGCCTACGCTCTGAGCAATCAGACCGGCCCGTTGCCGCCCGAAAGGAACCGCAATTTCGAGATCGGCGCGAAGTACGACCTGTTCGACGGCAGGCTATCGGCGACCGCCGCCTTATTTAGGCTCGAAAAGACCAATGCCCGCACCGTGGCGGCGAATCAATCCGATCTGACCGTACTGTCGGGCGAACAGCGCACCGACGGTTTTGAACTGGGGCTGTTCGGCGAAATTCTGCCGCGTCTGGATTTGTCGATGACCTATGCCTATCTGGATGCCGAAGTGACCAAATCGAATACGGAGGCAGTCGGTACGGTCAGCAACGTTAATAAGTCGTTGCAGGGCATGATCCCGGTCAACGTGCCCCGGCACAGCGGCGTAACCTGGCTCGGTTATCATCTGACCGGTGCCTGGGAGATCGGCGGCGGGGTGTTCTACAGCAGCGAGCGGCATACCGACACGGTCTATTACGCGTCCGGGCAGACCCGTTCCGCGTTGCCGGGCGCTCCGGCGTTCGGGCAACTGTCGGTCAGGCTGAAATATTAA